One window of Acropora palmata chromosome 1, jaAcrPala1.3, whole genome shotgun sequence genomic DNA carries:
- the LOC141876362 gene encoding CREB-regulated transcription coactivator 1-like isoform X2, translating into MANPRKFAEKIALHKQKQEEERRAFEQVMKEVSMLETTRRPPHHQQIQPHYRGGSLPNVNFTLNAQQKHLDLQNALHNLDDLTRHSGDRMPHRRLGGSRPVQFNANNRFGRGGIDTSPYGCHLSPPQQMDPWRERKIASDSALHDSVMRAEVKPKEKTFPSNEMRKVRSPSRPKSCEVPGMMYPSPEHMQATGPSLQIGGANTGGSLPDLTSLQIPSPLSTPIDPEDQGNQTMSPTQPFSMPQRQNLVARRQHSNQQQIRKSPYMPLMDANVSPLEDRLQQFQLYPGGNIGNDYGSHGNVPITTSASPTLSPTSSAPITPLFGNMPNSPLTGLTPDIYFKQHQLQQPLQQPNTLSLQQQLEHISMHRPMLNPSMQLPFQSLLTQTPAGIPQNMPSLAHLYGGPSSRVPDLIVTEIDDDSQKPDFAKDISTAMANIGGEDPEGIYSTDDPFQKVVLDPLDVEGLQILSGHEPELTDAATEDQFRLDRLGTTRLH; encoded by the exons ATGGCGAACCCGAGAAAATTTGCCGAGAAAATCGCGCtacataaacaaaaacaggagGAAGAAAGGCGCGCTTTCGAACAAGTTATGAAAGAGGTGTCCATGCTAGAG ACGACAAGAAGGCCTCCACATCACCAGCAAATCCAGCCGCACTATCGAGGAGGATCCTTGCCAAATGTCAACTTCACCTTAAATGCTCAACAAAAGCACTTGGATTTACAG AATGCACTACACAATCTAGACGATCTCACGCGACACAGTGGAGATCGAATGCCTCACAGACGTCTTGGAGGAAGCAGGCCTGTTCAATTCAACGCAAATAACCGCTTTGGTCGAGGAGGA ATAGATACATCTCCTTACGGCTGTCACCTCTCGCCTCCACAACAAATGGACCCGTGGAGAGAGCGAAA aatTGCATCAGATTCTGCTCTTCACGATAGTGTTATGAGAGCAGAAGTGAAACCAAAAG agaaaactttccCATCAAATGAAATGAGAAAG GTTCGCAGCCCATCAAGACCAAAGTCATGTGAAGTCCCTGGAAT GATGTATCCATCACCAGAGCACATGCAAGCCACAGGCCCAAGCTTGCAGATTGGTGGTGCCAACACGGGCGGATCTCTTCCTGATCTGACAAGCCTACAAATCCCGTCCCCTCTTTCAACACCCATTGATCCAGAAGATCAAGGGAATCAAACTATGTCGCCTACCCAGCCTTTCTCGATGCCTCAAAGACAGAACCTTGTGGCAAGACGGCAACATAGCAATCAACAACAAATCAGAAAATCACCATACATGCCTCTAatggatgcaaatgtttcgcCTCTTGAAGATAGATTACAGCAATTTCAGTTGTATCCCGGGGGAAACATTGGAAATGATTACGGTTCGCATGGAAATGTGCCTATAACCACCAGTGCTTCACCAACGTTGTCTCCAACATCGTCGGCCCCCATCACTCCACTGTTTGGCAACATGCCAAACAGTCCATTGACAGGGCTTACACCGGATATCTATTTTAAACAACATCAACTACAGCAGCCGCTACAACAGCCAAACACCTTGTCGctacaacaacaacttgaacACATTTCAATGCATCGACCAATGTTGAATCCATCAATGCAACTTCCATTCCAGAGTTTGCTGACGCAAACACCAGCAGGCATCCCGCAAAACATGCCTAGCTTAGCACATTTGTATGGTGGCCCTTCATCACGGGTTCCAGATTTAATTGTGACTGAAATAGATGATGACAGCCAAAAACCAGACTTTGCTAAAGATATAAGTACGGCAATGGCTAATATTGGTGGAGAAGATCCTGAAGGAATTTACTCTACTGATGATCCATTTCAAAAGGTTGTTCTTGATCCATTAGATGTGGAAGGCCTTCAGATACTATCTGGTCATGAACCAGAACTCACGGATGCTGCCACAGAGGATCAATTCCGTTTGGATAGGCTTGG AACGACGAGATTACATTAA
- the LOC141876362 gene encoding CREB-regulated transcription coactivator 3-like isoform X1, giving the protein MATPRRFADKIAQLKQNQEAGTRAFEEIMKKPVYELETTRRPPHHQQIQPHYRGGSLPNVNFTLNAQQKHLDLQNALHNLDDLTRHSGDRMPHRRLGGSRPVQFNANNRFGRGGIDTSPYGCHLSPPQQMDPWRERKIASDSALHDSVMRAEVKPKEKTFPSNEMRKVRSPSRPKSCEVPGMMYPSPEHMQATGPSLQIGGANTGGSLPDLTSLQIPSPLSTPIDPEDQGNQTMSPTQPFSMPQRQNLVARRQHSNQQQIRKSPYMPLMDANVSPLEDRLQQFQLYPGGNIGNDYGSHGNVPITTSASPTLSPTSSAPITPLFGNMPNSPLTGLTPDIYFKQHQLQQPLQQPNTLSLQQQLEHISMHRPMLNPSMQLPFQSLLTQTPAGIPQNMPSLAHLYGGPSSRVPDLIVTEIDDDSQKPDFAKDISTAMANIGGEDPEGIYSTDDPFQKVVLDPLDVEGLQILSGHEPELTDAATEDQFRLDRLGTTRLH; this is encoded by the exons atggcgaccCCAAGACGATTTGCTGACAAAATAGCACAGCTTAAACAAAACCAGGAGGCGGGGACACGTGCCTTTGAAGAGATAATGAAGAAACCTGTTTATGAACTTGAG ACGACAAGAAGGCCTCCACATCACCAGCAAATCCAGCCGCACTATCGAGGAGGATCCTTGCCAAATGTCAACTTCACCTTAAATGCTCAACAAAAGCACTTGGATTTACAG AATGCACTACACAATCTAGACGATCTCACGCGACACAGTGGAGATCGAATGCCTCACAGACGTCTTGGAGGAAGCAGGCCTGTTCAATTCAACGCAAATAACCGCTTTGGTCGAGGAGGA ATAGATACATCTCCTTACGGCTGTCACCTCTCGCCTCCACAACAAATGGACCCGTGGAGAGAGCGAAA aatTGCATCAGATTCTGCTCTTCACGATAGTGTTATGAGAGCAGAAGTGAAACCAAAAG agaaaactttccCATCAAATGAAATGAGAAAG GTTCGCAGCCCATCAAGACCAAAGTCATGTGAAGTCCCTGGAAT GATGTATCCATCACCAGAGCACATGCAAGCCACAGGCCCAAGCTTGCAGATTGGTGGTGCCAACACGGGCGGATCTCTTCCTGATCTGACAAGCCTACAAATCCCGTCCCCTCTTTCAACACCCATTGATCCAGAAGATCAAGGGAATCAAACTATGTCGCCTACCCAGCCTTTCTCGATGCCTCAAAGACAGAACCTTGTGGCAAGACGGCAACATAGCAATCAACAACAAATCAGAAAATCACCATACATGCCTCTAatggatgcaaatgtttcgcCTCTTGAAGATAGATTACAGCAATTTCAGTTGTATCCCGGGGGAAACATTGGAAATGATTACGGTTCGCATGGAAATGTGCCTATAACCACCAGTGCTTCACCAACGTTGTCTCCAACATCGTCGGCCCCCATCACTCCACTGTTTGGCAACATGCCAAACAGTCCATTGACAGGGCTTACACCGGATATCTATTTTAAACAACATCAACTACAGCAGCCGCTACAACAGCCAAACACCTTGTCGctacaacaacaacttgaacACATTTCAATGCATCGACCAATGTTGAATCCATCAATGCAACTTCCATTCCAGAGTTTGCTGACGCAAACACCAGCAGGCATCCCGCAAAACATGCCTAGCTTAGCACATTTGTATGGTGGCCCTTCATCACGGGTTCCAGATTTAATTGTGACTGAAATAGATGATGACAGCCAAAAACCAGACTTTGCTAAAGATATAAGTACGGCAATGGCTAATATTGGTGGAGAAGATCCTGAAGGAATTTACTCTACTGATGATCCATTTCAAAAGGTTGTTCTTGATCCATTAGATGTGGAAGGCCTTCAGATACTATCTGGTCATGAACCAGAACTCACGGATGCTGCCACAGAGGATCAATTCCGTTTGGATAGGCTTGG AACGACGAGATTACATTAA